One Synechocystis sp. LKSZ1 genomic window, CAAGAGTTTCCTGATGGTATTGTTTGTGCAATAGTATCAAACACACCTGATGGACACTTAAACCAACACCTGGCAAGCAATAGTGAATGGTTTGAAATCGAACAATACAAAGTGCCAACAAAAGAAGGTAATGAAATTTTTAGTCTTTACTTAAATGCAAGATACGATAAGCAACACAAATCATAAATACTATAAAACAATAAGTTTTTTAACCTTATTTAAACTGACCTGAAACTCAGAAATCCTAGTCAACAACCTGAGTGACGGACACATTTCTCAGTACTTTTACTAGTGCTCTGCTTGTAACCCATATACAACAAGGGTTTGAGCGTTGGGAAATTGTGGGCTGGTCGATTTAATTAAACCCAGTCCTAGCAAGGGTTTGAGGCACTTGTGTCCTTCAGTGAGGTCAACAACACCTCCAACGGATGCAAGTAGAAGCCTTCATTAATTCTGGGGGAGTGCATCTCTACATGCCTGAATATATCCAGCTCTAACTTGAAGCGGTCGATCACCAGGAAGTGCCCCTTGCAGATAGCAGTCATCGTCTCATTTCCGACGTTGGCCCGATTAAGCTCCAATTTCAAAATCGAGTTAGCTGTAATGGATTTTGGCGTGGATAGCGGCTTAGTAGGGCTTTTGCAGGTGCTGGGGCTCCCGGACTCGACTACGTTGGCGATAGCTTGGACGTTGGGGCTCAAACTGGCGGACCATGGTATCCCGTTTTAGAAGTTTCATAACAATGGCCATGGGGGTTACGACCAGGAAAAAAATTAATCCTAAAATGAGCCGACTGTTGACCCAGCCTAGGACATGGCCTAATTTCATCCAAAAGCGGTAGATGGGGCCCAGGGCCTGAGGATAGCTGAAACCAAGACCTACAAAAAGACCTGCCAGACCCCAGGGCCAAGGCCCGAGCCC contains:
- a CDS encoding SxtJ family membrane protein produces the protein MAETSSLTPKLLRKFGLIMGAVIAGLFGLVIPLWKGHGLGPWPWGLAGLFVGLGFSYPQALGPIYRFWMKLGHVLGWVNSRLILGLIFFLVVTPMAIVMKLLKRDTMVRQFEPQRPSYRQRSRVREPQHLQKPY